One Rhodoferax ferrireducens T118 DNA segment encodes these proteins:
- a CDS encoding porin, whose translation MKISSLITLSGLLATGAVQAQTQSATLYGMIDTGVEAVSNVSGAGTLTRMPSTTGILPSRLGFRGKEDLGGGLSAVYTLEMGFAPDTGASGQGGRLFGRQSTVGFSGDWGAVTLGRQWTMLFWSILDSDIVGPAVYGLGSLDSYIPNSRIDNSLAYKGKFGNVTVGGTYSLGRDTVNAGPSPAGTNCAGESGADTQACREWSALVKYDTASWGAAVAYDSLNGRTPASGTDVVLPAGLTSSAKSDARLMLNGYVKFSDVKLAGGVIRRTNDGSATKPKSDLWYVGASYPLSPAWTIDGTYAKLSYKDIANFDSSLLVVRSLYKMSKRTTLYVQLGGISNDSLANVSVSGGAPGSNPALGDSQTGVMLGMNHAF comes from the coding sequence ATGAAAATTTCATCACTCATCACCCTGTCGGGCTTGCTCGCCACGGGCGCGGTGCAAGCGCAAACCCAAAGCGCCACCCTGTACGGCATGATCGACACGGGCGTGGAGGCTGTCAGCAACGTGTCCGGCGCGGGCACCCTCACCCGCATGCCTTCTACCACGGGCATTCTTCCATCGCGCCTGGGCTTTCGTGGCAAGGAAGACCTGGGCGGTGGCTTGAGCGCCGTTTACACGCTGGAAATGGGCTTTGCCCCGGACACCGGCGCGTCCGGGCAGGGCGGTCGCCTGTTTGGTCGCCAGTCCACGGTCGGCTTCAGCGGCGATTGGGGTGCCGTCACACTGGGTCGCCAATGGACGATGCTGTTCTGGTCAATTCTGGACTCCGACATCGTCGGCCCCGCCGTTTATGGACTGGGCTCATTGGACAGCTACATCCCCAACTCGCGTATTGACAACTCGCTGGCCTACAAAGGCAAGTTTGGCAATGTGACGGTGGGCGGCACCTACAGCCTGGGGCGTGACACAGTCAATGCGGGTCCTTCACCTGCGGGCACCAATTGCGCGGGCGAGAGTGGCGCAGACACACAGGCGTGCCGCGAATGGTCTGCCCTGGTGAAGTACGACACCGCGAGCTGGGGTGCCGCTGTGGCTTACGACTCCCTGAACGGACGCACCCCGGCCAGCGGCACTGACGTGGTGTTGCCAGCGGGCCTGACCAGCAGCGCCAAATCCGATGCGCGCTTGATGCTGAACGGCTATGTGAAGTTCTCTGACGTGAAGCTCGCAGGCGGTGTGATTCGCCGCACCAACGACGGCAGTGCCACCAAGCCCAAGAGTGACCTCTGGTACGTGGGTGCGTCTTACCCGCTGTCACCTGCATGGACGATTGACGGAACTTACGCCAAACTGAGCTACAAGGACATTGCCAATTTCGACTCATCCCTGCTGGTGGTGAGGTCGCTTTACAAGATGTCCAAACGCACCACTTTGTACGTTCAACTGGGTGGAATCAGCAATGACAGTTTGGCCAATGTGTCCGTCAGCGGTGGGGCACCCGGTAGCAACCCCGCCTTGGGTGATTCACAAACCGGCGTGATGCTGGGTATGAACCACGCGTTCTAG